The region CCGAGAATATGTTGAACAGGGCTGCAACTTCAATACAGCACTCGAACTCGTCGCTGCCGCTACCGTTTTTACCACCCATACCCCCGTCCCTGCTGGCCATGATGTTTTTAGCGAAGACTTGATTAATTCTCATCTTGGTCAATATATTGAATCGCTAAAGGTCGACAAAGCAGAGTTTATAAACCTGGGCTCTAGCCCAAGCAGCCAAGGCGGCTTCAACCAAACTGCTCTGGCACTACGCGGCTCGCGTTTTCACAACGGTGTCAGTCGTATTCATGGTGGTGTTGCATCGGAAATGCAAGGCTATGTCTGGCCACAGATCCCGCCTACTGAAAACCCCATTAGTTATGTCACCAACGGTGTTCACATCTATACCTTTCTCGCTAGCGAATGGATCAACCTGTTTGATATGCGTTTTGGCGGAGATTGGCGCAATCAAGTGACTGACCCTGAGTTCTGGAATGTTATCGACGAGATACCCGATCACAGTTACTGGAATGTACGACGCTTACTGAAAGCCGAACTGTTTGACGCAGTCGGAAGACGCTATGAAAAACAGAGCAGACGCAATGGAGAAAGCGAATCAACCATTCAGCGCGTTATGTCAATACTGGAAGATAAACATGGTGATATTCTCACCTTTGGCTTTGCCCGTCGCTTTGCTACGTATAAACGCGCAAACCTGTTATTAAAAGACCCTGATCGGTTGGCGCGGATTGTCAACGATTCCGAGCGTCCTATTCTGTTCTTATTTGCGGGTAAAGCCCATCCCAATGATTTACCTGGCCAGGCACTGATACGCCAAATACACCAGATGTCAAAAGAGCCACGCTTCCAGGGCAAATTATTGCTAATAGAGAATTATGATTTAGCCTTAGGTCGACGCCTGGTCACCGGAGTGGATGTCTGGCTAAACACACCGGAATACCCGATGGAGGCCAGCGGCACCTCGGGCGAAAAAGCCGGCCTTAATGGCGTTATCAACTGTAGCGTACCCGATGGCTGGTGGGGTGAAGGCTACAACGGCACCAATGGTTGGTCTATCACGCCTCATGGCGCTGAATTCGATCACGAATATCGTGACACCATGGAAGCTAACGAGCTATTGGATTTGATTGAACACGAAATCGTACCTCTCTACTATCGTCGAGGTGGCCATGGTTACTCTAACGCCTGGATCAAAAAATCCAAAGAATCGATGAAAACAACGCTGCCTCGGTTCAATGCGCAGCGTATGGTGTTAGATTATGCTACCCAGTTTTATGGCCCTGCCATAAAACATTCAAATAAATTGCTGGGTGATAAATATAAATCGGCCAAACAACTTGCCGAGTGGAAAAAAATGGTCAGTACTAGCTGGAATAAAGTCAGTATTCGCCGTCTTGACACCCCGACAACGCGCATTAACGCCGGAGACACCTTAACTATTCGAGTCGCAGCTAACCTTAATGGCCTGAAAGACAATGATGTTATCGTCGAGTGTGTGATTGGCACTGAAAATGAGCAAAAAATATTTCAGACACACTCTCATCATACCTTACACCCCGACAGCACAATAGCAGACGAAACCATCTTTTCAATTGAACTAACGCCTGACCTACCAGGATTGCAATTTTATAAGCTGCGCATATACCCATACCATCCATTATTTGCTCACCAATTCGAGATCGGCTACATGCGTTGGGTGTAACTATTTGTTGTGATTAGAACTGCATCAATATTAACTTGATGCAGTTCTCGTCGCCTCTTATTTTACTACCCTCTTATTTTACTACCCTCTTATTTTACTACTAAGAGGCGACCGCTATGACATGTTGCATGCAGCAATTTAGCACATAGTGTCTGCGTCAATAGTGACCATTCAAAGCCCCACTGCCAATTACCTTCTGTTGTCCCTGGTGTGTTCATGCGATGCGAGCTATCGAGCATTAAAATATCTTGTAATGGAATGATTGCCATCGCAGCGCGTGATTCTAATACTGCTCGAATCATCGGCCACGGCAAATCTTTACACTCGATATCAATATGCTCGGCAAGTCTGTGTCTACCATGCTCATCAAGTGATTGAATCCAGCCAAGGCTGGTATCATTATCATGAGTGCCGGTATAAGCGACTGATAAATTCTCGTAATTATCAGGCAAATGCGGATTATCATCTTGTCCATCAAAAGCAAATTGCAACACAGCCATTCCAGGTAAACCAAACTGCTTTCTTAATGCGATCACTTCATCTGTAATCAGACCTAAGTCTTCAGCAACAAAGGGGGCATCAGGGAAGTGTTCGCATAGTACGGTGAATAATGCTTGTCCGGGGGCTTTTTCCCAAAAACCATCAATAGCCGTATCGCATTCAGTCGGTATTTTCCAATAGGCTTCAAAACCGCGAAAATGATCAATGCGTATCAAATCGAATCGCTTTAAATCATGCTGACAACGTTTAAGCCACCAATCAAAACCCTGCTCTTGCATGACTGCCCAGTTATAATGAGGGTTACCCCAACGTTGTCCGGTTGCGGAAAAATAATCCGGCGGCACACCAGCGACAAAACGCGGACAACCCGATTCATCGACATCAAAATACTGCCGCTGCGCCCAGACTTCAGCACTATCAAGGGCAACAAATATAGGCATGTCACCAAACAGTTGGATGTTCTTCTGGTTCGCGTAAACTTTTAGCTTTTTCCATTGTTGGGAAAATATATACTGCTGAAAAAAAACAGCATCAAGTTTCTTTTGCTGCGAAGATTCAAGCTCGTTCAAGTAAAATTCATCGTGATCACGTAGCGACTCTGGCCAATCAAGCCAGCTTGTTCCTGCCTGCATATCGCGAATAACACAAAATAAAGCGAAATCACGTAACCAGTACTTTTCCTGATCGATAAATGCCCGAAATGCCACTTCATCGGCACCAGACAAAGAAGCATAAAACACGTTAAAAGCCGTATCAAGTTGAGATTGATGCGACAAATCACCATCAATTTGTGATAACCAACCTTGATCTTTTAAGGCATGGAGATCGATAAAACGGCTATTACCGGCATAGGCAGAAAGTGGTTGGTAAGGGGAACCATCACTATGCGTTGCCCCCACAGGCAACATTTGCCATAACTGCTGACCACAGCTTGCAAGAAAATCAACAAAACGATAAGCATGCTGCCCCAAACAACCGATATTGGCAAACTCAGGCAAGGACGTAGGGTGCAGAAGAACTCCCGCATGGCGTTGTTGACCTGAACTACTGTCACTCACCTTCGCCAGCGCCGCCACGTCGCATGGCGCCACCGCCTTCAGCATCACCACCGCCACTGCTAATCACTGTCTCTAATTCGGCGGGTGGTGTTACATCGATCAATTGATAAAGTCGTTTTAGATGCAGACGGTAAAGCACATCGAAATCACTGACGCTATCACCAGGGTTATAGTCACCAAACCACCAACACCAATCTGACCCTTCACAAATGGCTAATTGCCGCTCAACCCGATAACGCTGCTCTGAGTCGGGCTCAGTTGTTTGCATATATTCATCGACCGCCAACTTGGCATCGCACAACAAATCCCATGCGGAATTTTTTGCCTTACCCCCTATCCAGGTTGAAAATGAACCATATACCCAACTGCCTGCCACCATTTTGTCTAACTCGGTAATAGCCGGCTTATTATCGAGATACTCAGAAAATGTTGTGAGCTCGATATCGGGATGTTCAATCAGTTTTTTATACAGTGTGCTTAAAAAATAATAACCATTTTCAGGGTAATGCTCCCAGGCATTTTCACCGTCAAGAATAACAGGCACCAGCACTGATTCACCGTGGCGATGCTGTTGTGCGGCAATATTCTCAATACGATGAATAAAATCGCCTACTGCATCATCCGCATGCCAATCTGAATAGGTAAAACCGATACGGTCAGATAAATCATCATCACGAAAAAATATAGCAGTATTTGTGACACCATCAACATGACAAGGCTGGGAAAATACACTCGGCCTATCACTATCAGGATGACCCGATGCCTTAAGGCTATTGCGCAGAACGCCTTCACCACTGGCACACCAGGTAACGTCATATTCTGATAATAAACGAACCGTCGCAGTGCTAATACCACCCTCTGCCGGCCAACAGCCTTTTGGCTTAATGCCAAAGAATTTTTTGAAAGATTTAAAGCCTTCTTCTATATGCCAGCGCGCACGCGCCTCACCACCAGAATAAGTTTCTGCTTGCGGTAGCTCAACGTCATGAATCGCCTCTTTGGCGCTGTTGATATCCAATAATAATGGGGTGATTGGATGCGCATAAGGCGTCATCGATAACTCAATTTGACCCGTTTTTGACAGTTTTTTATAACGGCCAATAACATGCCAAATCAGGTCGTGGATAATAGTGATTAATTCACGTCGATCCTCAGCATTAAAATCACGGCCTTTTTTCACTAAGCGATCAATTTTTTCATTGCCACGCCGGACTGTCGCACCTAACCAAACAATGTGATACCAGACCAATAAATCAATAAGGAACTGATCATTAAGATACATAAATTGATGTGGCGCAGCTTCCAGCTGATGTACCAATTTAGCCAGATCATGATAATCTTTAAAGGGCTCGATCATTCGCATTTCATTGGCGCGCAGGCATGTTTTTGCCAGTTCTAAACGTGCTGCGCTAGCTTCAGGAAATCGCCCTTCAGCGAGAGCAGCTAACAAGCTGTCTCTTATTGGTTTACCGTCATTGATGAAATCAAAAACCTGGTGGGCATAGTCGTCGATCTGCTCCAACAAGGTCGGTACAAAATTAATAACTGCCTTCGCTTGAGGATTCTCTTCAATTAAGGCCACCATATCAACATAGTCTTTTATGGTGTGTAAATAGGTCCAGGGCAGATGGTAATGACCATCATCAGGGTCGCGATAATCAGGCTGATGCATATGCCAATAGAGCACAACGCTGATCTTATTCTGCCCCCCTTCCATAGCGGTGCCTCTTAAGTCAACATATCAGGGGTGACGAGAGTAACGCCACCTGGTGATACATAATATGTTTCCGCATCGGCTTTCGTATCATACCCAATATTAGTGCCTGGCGGAATGACACAATCAGAATCAATAACAACTTTGCGTAGACGGCAACTCTCGCCTATCTCAACATCAGGTAGCACAACACAATCTGCAAGTGAGCTATAGGAAAGCACCGTAACATCAGAAAATAATAATGAATGTTTTATTGAGGCACCAGAAACAATGCACCCGCCAGATACCATGGAATCAACCGCCATGCCGCGCCTGTCATCATCATCAAAAATAAATTTTGCTGGTGGCGACTGTGATTGATAAGTCCAAATCGGCCATTCATCATCATAGAGATTGAGATCGGGTGTAATACCAATCAGCTCGAGATTAGCCTGCCAAAACGAATCTACCGTACCCACATCGCGCCAGTAAGCCTGGCCTCCCACTCCATCGCGAAACGGATAGCTCATCACGCGATAGCGTTCAATCACGTCAGGAATAATGTCTTTACCAAAATCATGGCTCGAATCAGCAGCATAAGCATCACGATAAAGCTGCTCATATAAAAAATCGGCATTAAAAATATAAATTCCCATCGATACCAACGATTTATCTGTCTGCCCAGGGACACAGTCTGGCTGTGACGGCTTTTCGATAAAGCGCCGAATACGTTGATCATCATCAACGCCCAGCACGCCAAATGCTTTAGCTTCTTCAATAGGAACTTCGATGCAGCCTATCGTCAAATCGGCCTCTTGCGCAACGTGGTAGGCAATCATCGGCCCATAATCCATTTTATAAACATGATCGCCAGCTAAGACGAGCACATAACTTGGCTTATGACCTTTGATAATATCCAAGTTCTGATAAACGGCATCAGCAGTGCCTGAGTACCAAGAGGTTGCAATACGCTGCTGCGCTGGCAACAATTCAATAAACTCATTGAGCTCGGCACGTAAAAAGCTCCACCCTTGCTGAATATGACGAATCAGCGAATGCGCCTTGTACTGCGTCATAATCTCAACCCGACGGATACCCGAGTTAATACAATTTGAAAGGGGGAAATCGATAATCTTAAACTTGCCGCCAAAGGGCACGGCCGGTTTTGCACGCCAACTGGTCAGTTGTTTTAAGCGTGAACCACGCCCACCAGCGAGAATAAGTGCAAGTGTCTCACGAGTAAGGCGACTAACGAAACGGCCGGAATCTGAATGTTCTGACATCATTTATTCAGAACCAGTATTTGCCTAATAAACATCGCAACCTTACTGCCATAAATTAACGTTCTACTGTTTTAGTGTAATACATCCACTCAACAAAAAGAAGTAATCTTGCATCAATCGCAACAAAATATCTGCCTATTTATTTGTGCTAACATTATTACAATACGTCATAATTCATTATTGTTCTGCTGCAGAGAATTAAGCTGAATCTTGCCCATGTTTACATTGATAGAAGAAATTAAATCTTTAGTCGAGGCGCGTCACCATGACCCCTTTACTGTACTGGGCAAACATGTAAGCGGTTCGGCAACGATCATTCGTGCATTCAAACCCAATACTAAGGCGGTCTATGTCGAATCACGCAAATATGCAATGACTCGCATCGGCAATAGTGACATATTTGAATGGCATGGTAATGATGATCAATTGCCTGCACATTATCGTCTTATTTCTGTTGCCTCAGATGGCGTCGAAACAACGAGCTACGACCCTTATAGCTTTGCAACACAATTGCCCGATTACGATATCCACCTTTTTGGCGAAGGCAAACACTGGCATATCTATCGCTTGCTGGGCGCTCACATAAAAACCATTGATGGCATTGAAGGTGTCCTGTTCGCCACCTGGGCGCCCAGCGCCGAGCGTGTCAGCGTCATCGGCGATTTTAACCAATGGGATGGTCGCACTCATCCGATGCGTGTGCGTGGGGCAAGCGGTTTATGGGAATTATTTGTCCCTGGACTGGGCGCAGCAGAATTTTACCGCTATGAGATTCGTAATCGCGACAGTGGCGAGCTACAAGTTAAAACCGACCCCTATGCCCAGCAAATAGAAATGCGCCCAGCAACAGCCTCTATTGTTTTCAAAGAAGATCAATTCGACTGGCAAGATAATGACTGGCTTGAGCAACGCCAACATGCTGATTGGCTACATCAACCCATGTCGATCTACGAAGTCCATCTAGGTTCGTGGCAACGCGACGACAACCATCACTTTCTGAATTATCGAGAACTTGCCCATCGCTTAGTTAAACATGCGCTTGCTTGTAATTTTACCCACATCGAATTATTGCCTATTACCGAACACCCGCTTGACGCCTCTTGGGGCTATCAACCGAGCGGTTATTTTGCCGCAACCAGTCGTTTTGGCAGCCCCGACGACCTGCGCTATTTTATCGACTATTGTCATCGCAATAATATCGGCGTCTTGCTTGACTGGGTACCGGGACATTTCCCCAAAAACAGTGAAGGCCTGGCACACTTTGATGGCAGCGCACTGTATGAGCATGCCGACCCGCGCCGTGGTGAACACCGCGACTGGGGCACGCTGATTTTTAATTATGGTCGCAATGAGGTGAGAAACTTTTTGTTGGCCAGCGCAGTCTTTTGGCTAGAAGAATTTCATTTTGACGGGCTACGCGTTGATGCCGTTGCATCGATGCTCTACCTCGATTACTCACGCGAGGACGGTGACTGGGTGCCAAACAAATATGGCGGCAACCATAATCTTGAAGCCATCGATTTTATTCGTCAACTCAATGAAATAACTCACTCGCTGCACCCTGGCACATTGGTGATGGCAGAAGAATCGACTTCATGGTCAAAAGTGTCTCGCCCGACCAGCGATGGCGGCCTTGGCTTTAGTATGAAGTGGAACATGGGCTGGATGAATGACACCCTGGAATATATGCAGCAAAACCCGGTGCATCGCAGCTATCATCATCAGTCGCTGACCTTCAGCCAACTTTATGCCTATAGCGAAAATTTTATCCTGCCCTTGTCGCATGATGAAGTGGTTCATGGCAAGCGATCTCTACTGTATAAAATGCCAGGCGATGAATGGCAGCAATTCGCCAATCTACGTTTACTCTACACCTATATGTACACCCACCCCGGTAAAAAGTTGCTCTTTATGGGCTGTGAGTTTGGTCAAGGCCAAGAGTGGGGTGAAGCTGGTGCGCTTGATTGGTATGTGCTCGACTATCCTCAACATGCCGGTTTGACAAAAACAATTACCGATCTTAATGCACTCTATCGAGATAACCGGGCACTGCATTATTACGATTTTGATGGCTGTGGTTTTGAGTGGCTAAGCTGTGATGACGACAAGAATTCTGTCTTATCTTATGTGCGGCGCGCAGATAATGAGTTTGTTATTGTAATACTTAATTTTACACCGATATCGCGAGAAAATTATCGCATTGGCGTTCCCGATAGCGGGACTTATGTTGAAATATTCAATTCTGATTCAACACATTATAGTGGTAACAATGTCGGCAACCATAAGGTTCAGAGTGAACACATGGCCTATAATGGCAGACAACACTCAATTCAGCTGCGCTTACCACCGCTGGCAGGTATTATCCTGCGGCGACAAGGTTAGAGCCTACCAGTAACAGACCCTAGCCCGCATTCCTCACCAGGGGTCGAAATGATCGTGAAGAGATATTATTTTACAGTGTATTTTCTGAGGCAGTGGAGTACAGGCTGTATTTCCGAGCGAAGATTGTCGCTGTAAAATCACCTCGGTACCCCCTCGTGGAGCCTGCCCCGTGCAGGACACGGGGGTAAAGATCAAGCGAGGGCTCGTCATCCTGGTGAGAAATGCGGGCTAGACACCCAACGACACGATATACAAGCCTACAAGAGCCAATGGATATAACCATTGCCACAAGCTGATTGGCTCAGCTTTATTCAGTTCAACGTCAATCAACTCAGCCTGCTGCGCATTCTCGTATACCTTAACAAATATGCCAGACGTTACTTTCGCTAAACCAGCAATGCGCGCTCTGAGGGAATGCGATAGCATTCCTAATGAAGTGTTAGCACCACGCGTACTCGGTGTGCTGGGCGATGACTCCATATGTTCTTGGGGGGTGGACTCTTGGCCTGAGGGTGCAAGCTGCTCTCTTGTCGTCGAAATTATTGACTGGGTTGCAGTCAGCGCCTCCAGGGTTAGCGTCACGCGCACAGAAAATCGCTCAGGTGATAAACCCAGGTGGCGTGTCCAGGAAATTAGACTATAGATTGCAGAAAATAATTGCTCTTTGCATGTCGACTGTAACAAAGCACTGACGGTCGCAATAATCAGCACAAGGCAAGCAACTCTTATTAACCCTTGCTCAACACCATCGACACTGGGGATCCAAAGCGTATTGGCCAATTCAGGGCTAAAAGCCCTGCCTGGCGTAAACCAAAAATAAATAATCAGAATTGAAAGAAAGAACCAACGCATACGCCGAACAAGAGACCAGCATTGCTTTAATGATAGCGACGCAAGAATATATACCGCCGCCAATATACATAAGGTTATCAACAAAAATACACTATGTGCGCTTGCTATAAAACCCGCTATCAGTAAGAGACAAACAACGCGAATTAGCGGGTGCATAATAATTTGTTCGGGGGGCTTAGCCCACACTAGGAACCAAGAAAAGATTAAAGCTGATCAATAAGCGCCTGAGCTTCTTTTTGCTGATCATCCGCTCCTTCGGCGACAACCTCAGCAAGAATACTGCGTGCACCATCTGCATCACCCATATCGATATACGCTTTGGCAAGATCAAGCTTGGTTGAAACAACATCAACACCAGAAAATAGTGATGCATCATAAACTTCGTCATCAGGATTATAAGTGTTTAATGGCTCGCCTACGCCATCACCCATATTTGTTGAGCCGAACTTTTCATTAAAATTGGTACCATCAGGATTTGCTGCCGCATCATCCATGGCGCGCTCAAGCAAGGGGCGGGTATCAGTTTGATCATCGGATTCTACGACAGGCTCTATACTAGGCGTTACCTGTTCCTCTTCTACGTACCCCTCCGCTTTCGCGGGGACAGACTCTTGGGCTGCAAGAGGGCGCAAAGCCGAGTCTTGGGATTCTTCTGCGCCAGCTTCTCCATCGACGTCTACAACGATCACTTTATCAGATACTTCGCTCGTTAATCCGGCGTGTCCTCGGGGTGCAACGACCTCATCGGAAGTATCATCACCGACATCAAGCTCAAGACCAAATTCATCTTCTAGCTCTTTTGATACCTTGTCATAAAGTGCTTGCTCATTCTCAATGTATCCTTGGGGCAAGACGTTATCACCATCATCCTTATCCTTATCCTTATCCAGAGCATCACCATCGGCAGTCAACACGTCCATCTCGAAGTCAATATCAGCATAGTCATCGTCTATACCAACATCGCTGCTATCAATATCACTGGCGTCGATATCAT is a window of Gammaproteobacteria bacterium DNA encoding:
- the glgC gene encoding glucose-1-phosphate adenylyltransferase, which produces MSEHSDSGRFVSRLTRETLALILAGGRGSRLKQLTSWRAKPAVPFGGKFKIIDFPLSNCINSGIRRVEIMTQYKAHSLIRHIQQGWSFLRAELNEFIELLPAQQRIATSWYSGTADAVYQNLDIIKGHKPSYVLVLAGDHVYKMDYGPMIAYHVAQEADLTIGCIEVPIEEAKAFGVLGVDDDQRIRRFIEKPSQPDCVPGQTDKSLVSMGIYIFNADFLYEQLYRDAYAADSSHDFGKDIIPDVIERYRVMSYPFRDGVGGQAYWRDVGTVDSFWQANLELIGITPDLNLYDDEWPIWTYQSQSPPAKFIFDDDDRRGMAVDSMVSGGCIVSGASIKHSLLFSDVTVLSYSSLADCVVLPDVEIGESCRLRKVVIDSDCVIPPGTNIGYDTKADAETYYVSPGGVTLVTPDMLT
- the glgP gene encoding alpha-glucan family phosphorylase; this encodes MTELTRFSLEVQPIIPQNIARLEELANDLLYSWDRGVRRLFFRLDNNLWRQCGHNPKTFLRRVAQQRLDEASQDRVFIEDYHRVLSVFDSYFKAPRNEPDIKANITPNKDLVAYFCAEFGFHESLPIYSGGLGILAGDHCKAASDLGMPFVAVGLLYRQGYFSQTIDNHGNQIAHNVRTNFEDLPVTPALISNSSKELSITVDIAGRDVEVKVWQVRAGLITLYLLDTDLSQNSIDDRQITCRLYGGDISTRIQQEIVLGIGGVKAIRALGLAPTVWHINEGHAAFQIIERCREYVEQGCNFNTALELVAAATVFTTHTPVPAGHDVFSEDLINSHLGQYIESLKVDKAEFINLGSSPSSQGGFNQTALALRGSRFHNGVSRIHGGVASEMQGYVWPQIPPTENPISYVTNGVHIYTFLASEWINLFDMRFGGDWRNQVTDPEFWNVIDEIPDHSYWNVRRLLKAELFDAVGRRYEKQSRRNGESESTIQRVMSILEDKHGDILTFGFARRFATYKRANLLLKDPDRLARIVNDSERPILFLFAGKAHPNDLPGQALIRQIHQMSKEPRFQGKLLLIENYDLALGRRLVTGVDVWLNTPEYPMEASGTSGEKAGLNGVINCSVPDGWWGEGYNGTNGWSITPHGAEFDHEYRDTMEANELLDLIEHEIVPLYYRRGGHGYSNAWIKKSKESMKTTLPRFNAQRMVLDYATQFYGPAIKHSNKLLGDKYKSAKQLAEWKKMVSTSWNKVSIRRLDTPTTRINAGDTLTIRVAANLNGLKDNDVIVECVIGTENEQKIFQTHSHHTLHPDSTIADETIFSIELTPDLPGLQFYKLRIYPYHPLFAHQFEIGYMRWV
- a CDS encoding glycoside hydrolase; the protein is MHQPDYRDPDDGHYHLPWTYLHTIKDYVDMVALIEENPQAKAVINFVPTLLEQIDDYAHQVFDFINDGKPIRDSLLAALAEGRFPEASAARLELAKTCLRANEMRMIEPFKDYHDLAKLVHQLEAAPHQFMYLNDQFLIDLLVWYHIVWLGATVRRGNEKIDRLVKKGRDFNAEDRRELITIIHDLIWHVIGRYKKLSKTGQIELSMTPYAHPITPLLLDINSAKEAIHDVELPQAETYSGGEARARWHIEEGFKSFKKFFGIKPKGCWPAEGGISTATVRLLSEYDVTWCASGEGVLRNSLKASGHPDSDRPSVFSQPCHVDGVTNTAIFFRDDDLSDRIGFTYSDWHADDAVGDFIHRIENIAAQQHRHGESVLVPVILDGENAWEHYPENGYYFLSTLYKKLIEHPDIELTTFSEYLDNKPAITELDKMVAGSWVYGSFSTWIGGKAKNSAWDLLCDAKLAVDEYMQTTEPDSEQRYRVERQLAICEGSDWCWWFGDYNPGDSVSDFDVLYRLHLKRLYQLIDVTPPAELETVISSGGGDAEGGGAMRRGGAGEGE
- the glgB gene encoding 1,4-alpha-glucan branching protein GlgB; this translates as MFTLIEEIKSLVEARHHDPFTVLGKHVSGSATIIRAFKPNTKAVYVESRKYAMTRIGNSDIFEWHGNDDQLPAHYRLISVASDGVETTSYDPYSFATQLPDYDIHLFGEGKHWHIYRLLGAHIKTIDGIEGVLFATWAPSAERVSVIGDFNQWDGRTHPMRVRGASGLWELFVPGLGAAEFYRYEIRNRDSGELQVKTDPYAQQIEMRPATASIVFKEDQFDWQDNDWLEQRQHADWLHQPMSIYEVHLGSWQRDDNHHFLNYRELAHRLVKHALACNFTHIELLPITEHPLDASWGYQPSGYFAATSRFGSPDDLRYFIDYCHRNNIGVLLDWVPGHFPKNSEGLAHFDGSALYEHADPRRGEHRDWGTLIFNYGRNEVRNFLLASAVFWLEEFHFDGLRVDAVASMLYLDYSREDGDWVPNKYGGNHNLEAIDFIRQLNEITHSLHPGTLVMAEESTSWSKVSRPTSDGGLGFSMKWNMGWMNDTLEYMQQNPVHRSYHHQSLTFSQLYAYSENFILPLSHDEVVHGKRSLLYKMPGDEWQQFANLRLLYTYMYTHPGKKLLFMGCEFGQGQEWGEAGALDWYVLDYPQHAGLTKTITDLNALYRDNRALHYYDFDGCGFEWLSCDDDKNSVLSYVRRADNEFVIVILNFTPISRENYRIGVPDSGTYVEIFNSDSTHYSGNNVGNHKVQSEHMAYNGRQHSIQLRLPPLAGIILRRQG
- the malQ gene encoding 4-alpha-glucanotransferase, whose amino-acid sequence is MLKAVAPCDVAALAKVSDSSSGQQRHAGVLLHPTSLPEFANIGCLGQHAYRFVDFLASCGQQLWQMLPVGATHSDGSPYQPLSAYAGNSRFIDLHALKDQGWLSQIDGDLSHQSQLDTAFNVFYASLSGADEVAFRAFIDQEKYWLRDFALFCVIRDMQAGTSWLDWPESLRDHDEFYLNELESSQQKKLDAVFFQQYIFSQQWKKLKVYANQKNIQLFGDMPIFVALDSAEVWAQRQYFDVDESGCPRFVAGVPPDYFSATGQRWGNPHYNWAVMQEQGFDWWLKRCQHDLKRFDLIRIDHFRGFEAYWKIPTECDTAIDGFWEKAPGQALFTVLCEHFPDAPFVAEDLGLITDEVIALRKQFGLPGMAVLQFAFDGQDDNPHLPDNYENLSVAYTGTHDNDTSLGWIQSLDEHGRHRLAEHIDIECKDLPWPMIRAVLESRAAMAIIPLQDILMLDSSHRMNTPGTTEGNWQWGFEWSLLTQTLCAKLLHATCHSGRLLVVK